In the Vitis vinifera cultivar Pinot Noir 40024 chromosome 2, ASM3070453v1 genome, one interval contains:
- the LOC100249566 gene encoding protein ABIL2 isoform X1, giving the protein MCFFCAQSVCNSHPQLIRWKLSSYFEILGSFLLLYFLSNQTKDYVNHQLTFFSIREVKAPGFSFSSMESVASSSSVAHQEPSNYDEYSMQQSLLFGDSLKDLKSLRKQLYSAAEYFEQCYHKDDQKQIVLETLKDYAIKALVNTVDHLGSVTYKVNTFLDDKIGEVHGTELQFSCIEQRIRTCREFINRSGFCQQSLLMRTPKHHKRYTFPGKYGGETTNTTGHTIPTYQTCSPYAEGDLHQFYKGGLATAWEMPSSMMARRGHSARPSPQSSPRPRAFPFNITRISSSKERDKRAVSPNYFPLIRSGSVASRSTSPNSSKAKLRTSSEPRSASLFTRTERERAKDIEQQTSQSKRLFKALISMRKPKKDVTLYRYLDEN; this is encoded by the exons ATGTGTTTTTTCTGTGCGCAGAGTGTTTGTAATTCTCACCCTCAACTAATTCGATGGAAGCTGTCGTCTTATTTTGAAATCTTAGgttcttttcttctcctttacttcctcagcaaccaaacaaaagatTATGTGAATCATCAGCTGACGTTCTTTAGTATCCGAGAA GTTAAGGCACCCGGGTTCAGTTTCTCCTCCATGGAGAGTGTGgcttcatcttcttcagttGCACATCAAGAACCTTCAAACTATGATGAATACTCCATGCAGCAGAGCTTGCTCTTTGGAGATAGCCTAAAG GATTTGAAGAGTCTGAGAAAACAGCTGTACTCAGCAGCAGAGTATTTTGAACAATGCTACCATAAAGATGACCAGAAACAAAT AGTGCTCGAGACCCTGAAAGATTATGCCATCAAAGCTCTCGTCAATACTGTGGACCACTTGGGGTCTGTAACCTACAAGGTTAACACTTTCTTGGACGACAAAATTGGTGAAGTCCATGGAACTGAGCTTCAGTTCTCTTGCATTGAACAG AGAATAAGGACATGCCGAGAATTCATCAATCGCAGTGGCTTTTGTCAACAGTCCTTGCTGATGAGAACTCCCAAACACCACAAGCGGTACACATTTCCAGGCAAATATG GTGGGGAGACCACAAACACTACTGGGCACACTATACCAACATATCAGACTTGCAGCCCATATGCTGAAGGTGACTTGCATCAATTTTACAAAG GTGGTCTAGCAACAGCTTGGGAGATGCCATCGTCAATGATGGCCAG AAGAGGACATTCTGCGCGACCTTCTCCACAATCTTCCCCTAGACCCAGAGCCTTTCCATTCAATATCACTAGGATTTCATCCAGCAAAGAACGAG ATAAACGAGCAGTCTCTCCAAATTATTTTCCACTTATCCGTTCTGGATCTGTAGCTAGCAGATCAACCTCTCCAAACTCTTCTAAAGCTAAGCTACGG ACCTCATCAGAGCCTCGATCAGCTTCATTGTTCACCCGTACCGAAAGAGAGAGAGCAAAGGATATTGAACAGCAAACCAGCCAAAGTAAACGTCTTTTCAAAGCCTTGATTAGCATGCGCAAGCCAAAAAAGGACGTGACGTTGTATAGATACTTGGATGAGAACTAA
- the LOC100249566 gene encoding protein ABIL2 isoform X3: protein MCFFCAQSVCNSHPQLIRWKLSSYFEILGSFLLLYFLSNQTKDYVNHQLTFFSIREVKAPGFSFSSMESVASSSSVAHQEPSNYDEYSMQQSLLFGDSLKDLKSLRKQLYSAAEYFEQCYHKDDQKQIVLETLKDYAIKALVNTVDHLGSVTYKVNTFLDDKIGEVHGTELQFSCIEQRIRTCREFINRSGFCQQSLLMRTPKHHKRYTFPGKYGGETTNTTGHTIPTYQTCSPYAEGGLATAWEMPSSMMARRGHSARPSPQSSPRPRAFPFNITRISSSKERDKRAVSPNYFPLIRSGSVASRSTSPNSSKAKLRTSSEPRSASLFTRTERERAKDIEQQTSQSKRLFKALISMRKPKKDVTLYRYLDEN from the exons ATGTGTTTTTTCTGTGCGCAGAGTGTTTGTAATTCTCACCCTCAACTAATTCGATGGAAGCTGTCGTCTTATTTTGAAATCTTAGgttcttttcttctcctttacttcctcagcaaccaaacaaaagatTATGTGAATCATCAGCTGACGTTCTTTAGTATCCGAGAA GTTAAGGCACCCGGGTTCAGTTTCTCCTCCATGGAGAGTGTGgcttcatcttcttcagttGCACATCAAGAACCTTCAAACTATGATGAATACTCCATGCAGCAGAGCTTGCTCTTTGGAGATAGCCTAAAG GATTTGAAGAGTCTGAGAAAACAGCTGTACTCAGCAGCAGAGTATTTTGAACAATGCTACCATAAAGATGACCAGAAACAAAT AGTGCTCGAGACCCTGAAAGATTATGCCATCAAAGCTCTCGTCAATACTGTGGACCACTTGGGGTCTGTAACCTACAAGGTTAACACTTTCTTGGACGACAAAATTGGTGAAGTCCATGGAACTGAGCTTCAGTTCTCTTGCATTGAACAG AGAATAAGGACATGCCGAGAATTCATCAATCGCAGTGGCTTTTGTCAACAGTCCTTGCTGATGAGAACTCCCAAACACCACAAGCGGTACACATTTCCAGGCAAATATG GTGGGGAGACCACAAACACTACTGGGCACACTATACCAACATATCAGACTTGCAGCCCATATGCTGAAG GTGGTCTAGCAACAGCTTGGGAGATGCCATCGTCAATGATGGCCAG AAGAGGACATTCTGCGCGACCTTCTCCACAATCTTCCCCTAGACCCAGAGCCTTTCCATTCAATATCACTAGGATTTCATCCAGCAAAGAACGAG ATAAACGAGCAGTCTCTCCAAATTATTTTCCACTTATCCGTTCTGGATCTGTAGCTAGCAGATCAACCTCTCCAAACTCTTCTAAAGCTAAGCTACGG ACCTCATCAGAGCCTCGATCAGCTTCATTGTTCACCCGTACCGAAAGAGAGAGAGCAAAGGATATTGAACAGCAAACCAGCCAAAGTAAACGTCTTTTCAAAGCCTTGATTAGCATGCGCAAGCCAAAAAAGGACGTGACGTTGTATAGATACTTGGATGAGAACTAA
- the LOC100249566 gene encoding protein ABIL2 isoform X4, with the protein MCFFCAQSVCNSHPQLIRWKLSSYFEILGSFLLLYFLSNQTKDYVNHQLTFFSIREVKAPGFSFSSMESVASSSSVAHQEPSNYDEYSMQQSLLFGDSLKDLKSLRKQLYSAAEYFEQCYHKDDQKQIVLETLKDYAIKALVNTVDHLGSVTYKVNTFLDDKIGEVHGTELQFSCIEQRIRTCREFINRSGFCQQSLLMRTPKHHKRYTFPGGETTNTTGHTIPTYQTCSPYAEGGLATAWEMPSSMMARRGHSARPSPQSSPRPRAFPFNITRISSSKERDKRAVSPNYFPLIRSGSVASRSTSPNSSKAKLRTSSEPRSASLFTRTERERAKDIEQQTSQSKRLFKALISMRKPKKDVTLYRYLDEN; encoded by the exons ATGTGTTTTTTCTGTGCGCAGAGTGTTTGTAATTCTCACCCTCAACTAATTCGATGGAAGCTGTCGTCTTATTTTGAAATCTTAGgttcttttcttctcctttacttcctcagcaaccaaacaaaagatTATGTGAATCATCAGCTGACGTTCTTTAGTATCCGAGAA GTTAAGGCACCCGGGTTCAGTTTCTCCTCCATGGAGAGTGTGgcttcatcttcttcagttGCACATCAAGAACCTTCAAACTATGATGAATACTCCATGCAGCAGAGCTTGCTCTTTGGAGATAGCCTAAAG GATTTGAAGAGTCTGAGAAAACAGCTGTACTCAGCAGCAGAGTATTTTGAACAATGCTACCATAAAGATGACCAGAAACAAAT AGTGCTCGAGACCCTGAAAGATTATGCCATCAAAGCTCTCGTCAATACTGTGGACCACTTGGGGTCTGTAACCTACAAGGTTAACACTTTCTTGGACGACAAAATTGGTGAAGTCCATGGAACTGAGCTTCAGTTCTCTTGCATTGAACAG AGAATAAGGACATGCCGAGAATTCATCAATCGCAGTGGCTTTTGTCAACAGTCCTTGCTGATGAGAACTCCCAAACACCACAAGCGGTACACATTTCCAG GTGGGGAGACCACAAACACTACTGGGCACACTATACCAACATATCAGACTTGCAGCCCATATGCTGAAG GTGGTCTAGCAACAGCTTGGGAGATGCCATCGTCAATGATGGCCAG AAGAGGACATTCTGCGCGACCTTCTCCACAATCTTCCCCTAGACCCAGAGCCTTTCCATTCAATATCACTAGGATTTCATCCAGCAAAGAACGAG ATAAACGAGCAGTCTCTCCAAATTATTTTCCACTTATCCGTTCTGGATCTGTAGCTAGCAGATCAACCTCTCCAAACTCTTCTAAAGCTAAGCTACGG ACCTCATCAGAGCCTCGATCAGCTTCATTGTTCACCCGTACCGAAAGAGAGAGAGCAAAGGATATTGAACAGCAAACCAGCCAAAGTAAACGTCTTTTCAAAGCCTTGATTAGCATGCGCAAGCCAAAAAAGGACGTGACGTTGTATAGATACTTGGATGAGAACTAA
- the LOC100249566 gene encoding protein ABIL2 isoform X2 encodes MCFFCAQSVCNSHPQLIRWKLSSYFEILGSFLLLYFLSNQTKDYVNHQLTFFSIREVKAPGFSFSSMESVASSSSVAHQEPSNYDEYSMQQSLLFGDSLKDLKSLRKQLYSAAEYFEQCYHKDDQKQIVLETLKDYAIKALVNTVDHLGSVTYKVNTFLDDKIGEVHGTELQFSCIEQRIRTCREFINRSGFCQQSLLMRTPKHHKRYTFPGGETTNTTGHTIPTYQTCSPYAEGDLHQFYKGGLATAWEMPSSMMARRGHSARPSPQSSPRPRAFPFNITRISSSKERDKRAVSPNYFPLIRSGSVASRSTSPNSSKAKLRTSSEPRSASLFTRTERERAKDIEQQTSQSKRLFKALISMRKPKKDVTLYRYLDEN; translated from the exons ATGTGTTTTTTCTGTGCGCAGAGTGTTTGTAATTCTCACCCTCAACTAATTCGATGGAAGCTGTCGTCTTATTTTGAAATCTTAGgttcttttcttctcctttacttcctcagcaaccaaacaaaagatTATGTGAATCATCAGCTGACGTTCTTTAGTATCCGAGAA GTTAAGGCACCCGGGTTCAGTTTCTCCTCCATGGAGAGTGTGgcttcatcttcttcagttGCACATCAAGAACCTTCAAACTATGATGAATACTCCATGCAGCAGAGCTTGCTCTTTGGAGATAGCCTAAAG GATTTGAAGAGTCTGAGAAAACAGCTGTACTCAGCAGCAGAGTATTTTGAACAATGCTACCATAAAGATGACCAGAAACAAAT AGTGCTCGAGACCCTGAAAGATTATGCCATCAAAGCTCTCGTCAATACTGTGGACCACTTGGGGTCTGTAACCTACAAGGTTAACACTTTCTTGGACGACAAAATTGGTGAAGTCCATGGAACTGAGCTTCAGTTCTCTTGCATTGAACAG AGAATAAGGACATGCCGAGAATTCATCAATCGCAGTGGCTTTTGTCAACAGTCCTTGCTGATGAGAACTCCCAAACACCACAAGCGGTACACATTTCCAG GTGGGGAGACCACAAACACTACTGGGCACACTATACCAACATATCAGACTTGCAGCCCATATGCTGAAGGTGACTTGCATCAATTTTACAAAG GTGGTCTAGCAACAGCTTGGGAGATGCCATCGTCAATGATGGCCAG AAGAGGACATTCTGCGCGACCTTCTCCACAATCTTCCCCTAGACCCAGAGCCTTTCCATTCAATATCACTAGGATTTCATCCAGCAAAGAACGAG ATAAACGAGCAGTCTCTCCAAATTATTTTCCACTTATCCGTTCTGGATCTGTAGCTAGCAGATCAACCTCTCCAAACTCTTCTAAAGCTAAGCTACGG ACCTCATCAGAGCCTCGATCAGCTTCATTGTTCACCCGTACCGAAAGAGAGAGAGCAAAGGATATTGAACAGCAAACCAGCCAAAGTAAACGTCTTTTCAAAGCCTTGATTAGCATGCGCAAGCCAAAAAAGGACGTGACGTTGTATAGATACTTGGATGAGAACTAA
- the LOC100249566 gene encoding protein ABIL2 isoform X6 yields the protein MVKAPGFSFSSMESVASSSSVAHQEPSNYDEYSMQQSLLFGDSLKDLKSLRKQLYSAAEYFEQCYHKDDQKQIVLETLKDYAIKALVNTVDHLGSVTYKVNTFLDDKIGEVHGTELQFSCIEQRIRTCREFINRSGFCQQSLLMRTPKHHKRYTFPGGETTNTTGHTIPTYQTCSPYAEGDLHQFYKGGLATAWEMPSSMMARRGHSARPSPQSSPRPRAFPFNITRISSSKERDKRAVSPNYFPLIRSGSVASRSTSPNSSKAKLRTSSEPRSASLFTRTERERAKDIEQQTSQSKRLFKALISMRKPKKDVTLYRYLDEN from the exons ATG GTTAAGGCACCCGGGTTCAGTTTCTCCTCCATGGAGAGTGTGgcttcatcttcttcagttGCACATCAAGAACCTTCAAACTATGATGAATACTCCATGCAGCAGAGCTTGCTCTTTGGAGATAGCCTAAAG GATTTGAAGAGTCTGAGAAAACAGCTGTACTCAGCAGCAGAGTATTTTGAACAATGCTACCATAAAGATGACCAGAAACAAAT AGTGCTCGAGACCCTGAAAGATTATGCCATCAAAGCTCTCGTCAATACTGTGGACCACTTGGGGTCTGTAACCTACAAGGTTAACACTTTCTTGGACGACAAAATTGGTGAAGTCCATGGAACTGAGCTTCAGTTCTCTTGCATTGAACAG AGAATAAGGACATGCCGAGAATTCATCAATCGCAGTGGCTTTTGTCAACAGTCCTTGCTGATGAGAACTCCCAAACACCACAAGCGGTACACATTTCCAG GTGGGGAGACCACAAACACTACTGGGCACACTATACCAACATATCAGACTTGCAGCCCATATGCTGAAGGTGACTTGCATCAATTTTACAAAG GTGGTCTAGCAACAGCTTGGGAGATGCCATCGTCAATGATGGCCAG AAGAGGACATTCTGCGCGACCTTCTCCACAATCTTCCCCTAGACCCAGAGCCTTTCCATTCAATATCACTAGGATTTCATCCAGCAAAGAACGAG ATAAACGAGCAGTCTCTCCAAATTATTTTCCACTTATCCGTTCTGGATCTGTAGCTAGCAGATCAACCTCTCCAAACTCTTCTAAAGCTAAGCTACGG ACCTCATCAGAGCCTCGATCAGCTTCATTGTTCACCCGTACCGAAAGAGAGAGAGCAAAGGATATTGAACAGCAAACCAGCCAAAGTAAACGTCTTTTCAAAGCCTTGATTAGCATGCGCAAGCCAAAAAAGGACGTGACGTTGTATAGATACTTGGATGAGAACTAA
- the LOC100249566 gene encoding protein ABIL2 isoform X5, giving the protein MVKAPGFSFSSMESVASSSSVAHQEPSNYDEYSMQQSLLFGDSLKDLKSLRKQLYSAAEYFEQCYHKDDQKQIVLETLKDYAIKALVNTVDHLGSVTYKVNTFLDDKIGEVHGTELQFSCIEQRIRTCREFINRSGFCQQSLLMRTPKHHKRYTFPGKYGGETTNTTGHTIPTYQTCSPYAEGDLHQFYKGGLATAWEMPSSMMARRGHSARPSPQSSPRPRAFPFNITRISSSKERDKRAVSPNYFPLIRSGSVASRSTSPNSSKAKLRTSSEPRSASLFTRTERERAKDIEQQTSQSKRLFKALISMRKPKKDVTLYRYLDEN; this is encoded by the exons ATG GTTAAGGCACCCGGGTTCAGTTTCTCCTCCATGGAGAGTGTGgcttcatcttcttcagttGCACATCAAGAACCTTCAAACTATGATGAATACTCCATGCAGCAGAGCTTGCTCTTTGGAGATAGCCTAAAG GATTTGAAGAGTCTGAGAAAACAGCTGTACTCAGCAGCAGAGTATTTTGAACAATGCTACCATAAAGATGACCAGAAACAAAT AGTGCTCGAGACCCTGAAAGATTATGCCATCAAAGCTCTCGTCAATACTGTGGACCACTTGGGGTCTGTAACCTACAAGGTTAACACTTTCTTGGACGACAAAATTGGTGAAGTCCATGGAACTGAGCTTCAGTTCTCTTGCATTGAACAG AGAATAAGGACATGCCGAGAATTCATCAATCGCAGTGGCTTTTGTCAACAGTCCTTGCTGATGAGAACTCCCAAACACCACAAGCGGTACACATTTCCAGGCAAATATG GTGGGGAGACCACAAACACTACTGGGCACACTATACCAACATATCAGACTTGCAGCCCATATGCTGAAGGTGACTTGCATCAATTTTACAAAG GTGGTCTAGCAACAGCTTGGGAGATGCCATCGTCAATGATGGCCAG AAGAGGACATTCTGCGCGACCTTCTCCACAATCTTCCCCTAGACCCAGAGCCTTTCCATTCAATATCACTAGGATTTCATCCAGCAAAGAACGAG ATAAACGAGCAGTCTCTCCAAATTATTTTCCACTTATCCGTTCTGGATCTGTAGCTAGCAGATCAACCTCTCCAAACTCTTCTAAAGCTAAGCTACGG ACCTCATCAGAGCCTCGATCAGCTTCATTGTTCACCCGTACCGAAAGAGAGAGAGCAAAGGATATTGAACAGCAAACCAGCCAAAGTAAACGTCTTTTCAAAGCCTTGATTAGCATGCGCAAGCCAAAAAAGGACGTGACGTTGTATAGATACTTGGATGAGAACTAA
- the LOC100249566 gene encoding protein ABIL2 isoform X7, whose product MESVASSSSVAHQEPSNYDEYSMQQSLLFGDSLKDLKSLRKQLYSAAEYFEQCYHKDDQKQIVLETLKDYAIKALVNTVDHLGSVTYKVNTFLDDKIGEVHGTELQFSCIEQRIRTCREFINRSGFCQQSLLMRTPKHHKRYTFPGKYGGETTNTTGHTIPTYQTCSPYAEGDLHQFYKGGLATAWEMPSSMMARRGHSARPSPQSSPRPRAFPFNITRISSSKERDKRAVSPNYFPLIRSGSVASRSTSPNSSKAKLRTSSEPRSASLFTRTERERAKDIEQQTSQSKRLFKALISMRKPKKDVTLYRYLDEN is encoded by the exons ATGGAGAGTGTGgcttcatcttcttcagttGCACATCAAGAACCTTCAAACTATGATGAATACTCCATGCAGCAGAGCTTGCTCTTTGGAGATAGCCTAAAG GATTTGAAGAGTCTGAGAAAACAGCTGTACTCAGCAGCAGAGTATTTTGAACAATGCTACCATAAAGATGACCAGAAACAAAT AGTGCTCGAGACCCTGAAAGATTATGCCATCAAAGCTCTCGTCAATACTGTGGACCACTTGGGGTCTGTAACCTACAAGGTTAACACTTTCTTGGACGACAAAATTGGTGAAGTCCATGGAACTGAGCTTCAGTTCTCTTGCATTGAACAG AGAATAAGGACATGCCGAGAATTCATCAATCGCAGTGGCTTTTGTCAACAGTCCTTGCTGATGAGAACTCCCAAACACCACAAGCGGTACACATTTCCAGGCAAATATG GTGGGGAGACCACAAACACTACTGGGCACACTATACCAACATATCAGACTTGCAGCCCATATGCTGAAGGTGACTTGCATCAATTTTACAAAG GTGGTCTAGCAACAGCTTGGGAGATGCCATCGTCAATGATGGCCAG AAGAGGACATTCTGCGCGACCTTCTCCACAATCTTCCCCTAGACCCAGAGCCTTTCCATTCAATATCACTAGGATTTCATCCAGCAAAGAACGAG ATAAACGAGCAGTCTCTCCAAATTATTTTCCACTTATCCGTTCTGGATCTGTAGCTAGCAGATCAACCTCTCCAAACTCTTCTAAAGCTAAGCTACGG ACCTCATCAGAGCCTCGATCAGCTTCATTGTTCACCCGTACCGAAAGAGAGAGAGCAAAGGATATTGAACAGCAAACCAGCCAAAGTAAACGTCTTTTCAAAGCCTTGATTAGCATGCGCAAGCCAAAAAAGGACGTGACGTTGTATAGATACTTGGATGAGAACTAA